A stretch of Alligator mississippiensis isolate rAllMis1 chromosome 14, rAllMis1, whole genome shotgun sequence DNA encodes these proteins:
- the TUBD1 gene encoding tubulin delta chain isoform X1: MSVVTVQLGQCGNQIGHEVFNAICSDFHSTHGLCSKKENESYQEACKERFFSEEKTGVPVARAVLIDMEPKVISQTLSMAARSGCWKYDHQSHFCQKQGSGNNWANGYSVHGPRHKDAIMNLVQKEAEKCDRLSGFFTVMSMAGGTGSGMGAFVTQCLRDAFPASFILNQVVWPYGTGEVIVQNYNSVLTLSHLYQSSDALLVHENDAIHKICAQLMNIKQISFRDVNRVIAHQLGSVFQPTHTSEGAVRYSRNPLGDLMESLVPHPEFKMLGLRNIPQMSENSLAYSTFTWPGLIKHLRQMLIANAKMEEGINWQVRPPLSGLPVSQKCCLSRAPHFNTSIANLVILRGKDVQSVDVGGFRDAALYTSWLNPQDAFNVWKTPRAFNKYEKSAALVSNSQFLLKPLDDIVGKAWNMFASKAYVHQYTKFGIEEEDFLDCFTALEQVLSSYASL, translated from the exons ATGTCAGTAGTCACAGTGCAGCTTGGTCAGTGTGGTAATCAGATTGGCCATGAGGTGTTCAATGCTATCTGCAGCGATTTCCACAGTACACATGGGCTGTGCTCCAAGAAGGAGAATGAATCCTATCAGGAAGCTTGTAAAGAACGTTTTTTCAGTGAGGAGAAAACTGGAG TACCTGTTGCCCGGGCTGTACTTATTGACATGGAACCTAAAGTAATCAGTCAGACCTTATCAATGGCTGCTAGATCCGGCTGCTGGAAGTATGACCATCAGTCACATTTCTGTCAGAAACAAGGGTCTGGAAACAACTGGGCAAATGG TTACTCTGTTCATGGGCCCAGACACAAAGATGCGATCATGAATCTGGTCCAGAAGGAAGCAGAGAAATGTGATAGACTCAGCGGATTTTTCACAGTAATGAGCATGGCTGGTGGTACAGGGTCAGGCATGGGAGCGTTTGTGACCCAGTGCTTACGGGATGCTTTTCCAGCCTCATTTATACTAAACCAGGTTGTCTGGCCATATGGAACTGGTGAG GTTATTGTCCAAAACTACAACTCAGTTCTGACGCTCTCTCACTTGTACCAGTCTTCAGATGCTCTCCTTGTTCATGAAAATGATGCCATCCACAAGATCTGTGCTCAGCTAATGAATATTAAGCAGATCTCATTCAGGGATGTAAATAGAGTCATTGCACACCAGCTGGGAAGCGTCTTTCAGCCTACTCACACCTCCGAAGGTGCTGTTCGGTACAGCAGAAATCCACTAG gAGATTTAATGGAATCTTTAGTTCCCCATCCTGAATTCAAGATGTTGGGTCTTCGTAATATTCCTCAGATGTCTGAGAACTCCCTGGCATATAGCACATTCACTTGGCCTGGACTCATCAAACACCTGAGGCAGATGCTTATTGCTAATGCTAAAATGGAGGAAG GTATCAATTGGCAGGTGCGACCACCATTGTCTGGACTCCCTGTCTCCCAAAAATGCTGTCTGAGTAGAGCACCGCATTTTAACACTTCTATTGCCAACCTGGTTATCCTGCGAGGAAAAGATGTACAAAGTGTGGATGTAG GAGGTTTCAGAGATGCTGCATTATATACCTCATGGCTAAACCCTCAGGATGCTTTTAATGTATGGAAAACACCAAGAGCTTTTAACAAGTATGAAAAGTCTGCTGCTTTGGTCAGCAATAGCCAGTTTCTGCTGAAGCCTCTAGACGATATTGTTGGGAAGGCTTGGAATATGTTTGCTTCCAA GGCATATGTTCACCAGTACACTAAGTTTGGGATTGAAGAGGAGGACTTTCTGGACTGCTTCACAGCTCTGGAACAGGTTCTCTCTAGTTATGCCAGCCTTTGA
- the TUBD1 gene encoding tubulin delta chain isoform X2, producing MNLVQKEAEKCDRLSGFFTVMSMAGGTGSGMGAFVTQCLRDAFPASFILNQVVWPYGTGEVIVQNYNSVLTLSHLYQSSDALLVHENDAIHKICAQLMNIKQISFRDVNRVIAHQLGSVFQPTHTSEGAVRYSRNPLGDLMESLVPHPEFKMLGLRNIPQMSENSLAYSTFTWPGLIKHLRQMLIANAKMEEGINWQVRPPLSGLPVSQKCCLSRAPHFNTSIANLVILRGKDVQSVDVGGFRDAALYTSWLNPQDAFNVWKTPRAFNKYEKSAALVSNSQFLLKPLDDIVGKAWNMFASKAYVHQYTKFGIEEEDFLDCFTALEQVLSSYASL from the exons ATGAATCTGGTCCAGAAGGAAGCAGAGAAATGTGATAGACTCAGCGGATTTTTCACAGTAATGAGCATGGCTGGTGGTACAGGGTCAGGCATGGGAGCGTTTGTGACCCAGTGCTTACGGGATGCTTTTCCAGCCTCATTTATACTAAACCAGGTTGTCTGGCCATATGGAACTGGTGAG GTTATTGTCCAAAACTACAACTCAGTTCTGACGCTCTCTCACTTGTACCAGTCTTCAGATGCTCTCCTTGTTCATGAAAATGATGCCATCCACAAGATCTGTGCTCAGCTAATGAATATTAAGCAGATCTCATTCAGGGATGTAAATAGAGTCATTGCACACCAGCTGGGAAGCGTCTTTCAGCCTACTCACACCTCCGAAGGTGCTGTTCGGTACAGCAGAAATCCACTAG gAGATTTAATGGAATCTTTAGTTCCCCATCCTGAATTCAAGATGTTGGGTCTTCGTAATATTCCTCAGATGTCTGAGAACTCCCTGGCATATAGCACATTCACTTGGCCTGGACTCATCAAACACCTGAGGCAGATGCTTATTGCTAATGCTAAAATGGAGGAAG GTATCAATTGGCAGGTGCGACCACCATTGTCTGGACTCCCTGTCTCCCAAAAATGCTGTCTGAGTAGAGCACCGCATTTTAACACTTCTATTGCCAACCTGGTTATCCTGCGAGGAAAAGATGTACAAAGTGTGGATGTAG GAGGTTTCAGAGATGCTGCATTATATACCTCATGGCTAAACCCTCAGGATGCTTTTAATGTATGGAAAACACCAAGAGCTTTTAACAAGTATGAAAAGTCTGCTGCTTTGGTCAGCAATAGCCAGTTTCTGCTGAAGCCTCTAGACGATATTGTTGGGAAGGCTTGGAATATGTTTGCTTCCAA GGCATATGTTCACCAGTACACTAAGTTTGGGATTGAAGAGGAGGACTTTCTGGACTGCTTCACAGCTCTGGAACAGGTTCTCTCTAGTTATGCCAGCCTTTGA
- the TUBD1 gene encoding tubulin delta chain isoform X3 — protein sequence MNPIRKLVKNVFSVRRKLEVIVQNYNSVLTLSHLYQSSDALLVHENDAIHKICAQLMNIKQISFRDVNRVIAHQLGSVFQPTHTSEGAVRYSRNPLGDLMESLVPHPEFKMLGLRNIPQMSENSLAYSTFTWPGLIKHLRQMLIANAKMEEGINWQVRPPLSGLPVSQKCCLSRAPHFNTSIANLVILRGKDVQSVDVGGFRDAALYTSWLNPQDAFNVWKTPRAFNKYEKSAALVSNSQFLLKPLDDIVGKAWNMFASKAYVHQYTKFGIEEEDFLDCFTALEQVLSSYASL from the exons ATGAATCCTATCAGGAAGCTTGTAAAGAACGTTTTTTCAGTGAGGAGAAAACTGGAG GTTATTGTCCAAAACTACAACTCAGTTCTGACGCTCTCTCACTTGTACCAGTCTTCAGATGCTCTCCTTGTTCATGAAAATGATGCCATCCACAAGATCTGTGCTCAGCTAATGAATATTAAGCAGATCTCATTCAGGGATGTAAATAGAGTCATTGCACACCAGCTGGGAAGCGTCTTTCAGCCTACTCACACCTCCGAAGGTGCTGTTCGGTACAGCAGAAATCCACTAG gAGATTTAATGGAATCTTTAGTTCCCCATCCTGAATTCAAGATGTTGGGTCTTCGTAATATTCCTCAGATGTCTGAGAACTCCCTGGCATATAGCACATTCACTTGGCCTGGACTCATCAAACACCTGAGGCAGATGCTTATTGCTAATGCTAAAATGGAGGAAG GTATCAATTGGCAGGTGCGACCACCATTGTCTGGACTCCCTGTCTCCCAAAAATGCTGTCTGAGTAGAGCACCGCATTTTAACACTTCTATTGCCAACCTGGTTATCCTGCGAGGAAAAGATGTACAAAGTGTGGATGTAG GAGGTTTCAGAGATGCTGCATTATATACCTCATGGCTAAACCCTCAGGATGCTTTTAATGTATGGAAAACACCAAGAGCTTTTAACAAGTATGAAAAGTCTGCTGCTTTGGTCAGCAATAGCCAGTTTCTGCTGAAGCCTCTAGACGATATTGTTGGGAAGGCTTGGAATATGTTTGCTTCCAA GGCATATGTTCACCAGTACACTAAGTTTGGGATTGAAGAGGAGGACTTTCTGGACTGCTTCACAGCTCTGGAACAGGTTCTCTCTAGTTATGCCAGCCTTTGA